In Neomonachus schauinslandi chromosome 12, ASM220157v2, whole genome shotgun sequence, the sequence agTTTAAAGTACCCCTCCTGTGAACTGGGCTAATGGATGGTTATTTTAGTTCAACtggaataaaactataaaaggagtactttcctttattattacaaataactGCAGTCAACAAGTCAAACACCACGGAATTCAATTTTGAAGATAATCCAATAGTAAATAACATCAAAtactagccaacatatagtataatgTAAGTATATATTACCTTATAAAAaagtttttctattaaaaaagtattttaatagaaAGAAACTATAAACAGACTAGGTTTTAAGTgcccttattttacagattacAGACTGAGGCTCAATAGTAATTTGCCCAAGTCATATGCCAATGGTAGAACCAGGACTGATACCTGAGCCTGATTTCTCTTCTGGGCTCCTTTCACCATATCCATGTTCTCTCACTTTATGAATCGTATTATTTATTCACTCTAATTTGGAAGATTACCAAGTAGTGAAACTTTTTCTCTACAGCCCAACAACtctagtttttcttaaaaatggatGTTACAAGAACAGGATGCGGTTTTTAACGTTAGAATACTTTCGCTTAAGATGGAACTTTATACAGGAAAGAGTTCACTTTACACATAATTTGGTTTAGCTGCAAAAAGCTTTATAAAAGTCATAGCATTAAAACCTCTTTACACTCTATATCATAGTAACTTCATATGTTGTGAAATGGTTTTCTATAATCTTGACATTTTCTTCAGATAGCCAGTGTTCCTGTTTTAACTGCCTTATAAGAGCTTCCAAAGACTTCAATCTTCCAAGAGTTTGTTGTTCTTGTAGCTCAAGAAGAGTTATTTTTGAATGTAGTTTAGAGACTTTCTGCCAGAGATGTTCCTTATTTATATCTTGTCTGCAGTAAGAATGTTCAGTTTGTAAAACTTCCGTCTCATAGTCTATATCCTTATATAAGGAGTCTTCAATGTCTAGATCTCCCATTTCCACGGTTTCTTTTTCAGCAGATACAAAAGAATTAATTGGTTTGGAATTTTGTGTGGGTACAAAAATGGCAATAACAGAttctttatttgcatttaattCTTCAACTGTTTGAGTAATTGTGCTGAATAAGAACGGACTTTCCTGTGCTGACTTAATTTCCATGGAATTATTTGTAAAGTTTGGGTTAGCAAGATGATTTGTAGTTATTTCAAACACTTCTTGGGTTTCCAAAGACGGCTGCACATCTTCTGAATTTGAAGTTGTCAAAGTAATAGTGGTAGAATTTAGATTCTCAAAAGATGTGTGAAAACCACCTATATCTATGTCTTGGGTAACTGATGTTTCCAAGGTAGATACTGGTTTTCCAATATCTTGTTTAACCAGATTAAGAGTTAATatgttattttgtatattttctggttttggagCTGGTAGCTTCACCAAGGTAGATGAATTAAGTAATTCTATGTGTTCAGGGAGGACATCTGTattaactgtatttttctttagctCATTTGATGCAAATGATTCTTGTGACTTGGCTTTTAGGCACACTTCTTTCTcatctaattttttcttctgagattttttttttggaagggtctttttcctagaaaataatattttcaaattctaaagATGTCCTCACTAACCTTATTCTCTTTTTAGTCAGTGCTGAATATTTAATTATAACTTTGAGCAGTATATTGGCCAAGTAAATTAACACAGTTAAAAAATGTTCTAAGCATATAACAACTCAAAATCAccttaaagtgttttttaaaaagtattaagcATATTCAATATATGATGGAAATATTTCAGATCACTCAAAGACCAGTAGCAAAATCTTAGATCATTAACTTACATTAATAACTTAATGATTTATGTACATGTTATCTTTTGTTCTTCAGTTTAAATCTTTttaatggtttaaaatttttaaattatcatatttTTAGTAAAAGTGTCAATtagtcttcctttttcttaagtATCTTTTCCCAGCAGtcacctttccctctccctcccttaaCCTCATTACCTGCCACCCTGCAACCTACCACCCTGCTCAGCATTATCCCCCACTCCCCTATGCTCTTCCTCCAATACCTGATTGTCTTCAGGCAAAGAAAATATTGTTGGAATTGCAGTTTGTTTCAAATATCGAATACCC encodes:
- the THAP5 gene encoding LOW QUALITY PROTEIN: THAP domain-containing protein 5 (The sequence of the model RefSeq protein was modified relative to this genomic sequence to represent the inferred CDS: deleted 1 base in 1 codon), whose amino-acid sequence is MPRYCAAICCKNRRGRNSKDRKLSFYPFPLHDKERLEKWLKNMKRDSWVPSKYQFLCSDHFTPDSLDIRWGIRYLKQTAIPTIFSLPEDNQEKDPSKKKSQKKKLDEKEVCLKAKSQESFASNELKKNTVNTDVLPEHIELLNSSTLVKLPAPKPENIQNNILTLNLVKQDIGKPVSTLETSVTQDIDIGGFHTSFENLNSTTITLTTSNSEDVQPSLETQEVFEITTNHLANPNFTNNSMEIKSAQESPFLFSTITQTVEELNANKESVIAIFVPTQNSKPINSFVSAEKETVEMGDLDIEDSLYKDIDYETEVLQTEHSYCRQDINKEHLWQKVSKLHSKITLLELQEQQTLGRLKSLEALIRQLKQEHWLSEENVKIIENHFTTYEVTMI